A part of Lacibacter sp. H407 genomic DNA contains:
- the proS gene encoding proline--tRNA ligase, translating into MAAAITTREKDYSQWYNDLILKGGLADYSAVRGCMVIKPYGFALWENMRDQLDKMFKETGHVNAYFPLFIPKSFLSKEAAHVEGFAKECAVVTHYRLKNDPNGGGIIVDPDAKLEEELIVRPTSETIIWNTYKDWIQSYRDLPLLINQWANVVRWEMRTRLFLRTAEFLWQEGHTAHATAQEAVEETRKMLDVYAQFAEEWMAVPVIKGVKTVNERFAGAEDTYCIEALMQDGKALQAGTSHFLGQNFAKAFDVKFSDKENKLEYVWATSWGVSTRLIGGLVMAHSDDQGLILPPKIAPLQIVIVPIYKGEEQLKAISDKVQILIAELKALGVRVKYDDTDNARPGWKFAEHELKGVPVRIAIGGRDLENNTAEVARRDEKTKATVSMDGLAQHLHQLLDEIQQNMFNKAKAYRDSHITKVETWDAFVETLNTKGGFVAAHWDGTAETEEEIKTKTKATIRCIPLNNEQEEGVCILTGKPSKERVLFALAY; encoded by the coding sequence ATGGCAGCGGCAATTACAACTCGTGAAAAGGATTATTCGCAATGGTACAACGATCTCATTTTAAAAGGTGGATTAGCTGATTACTCAGCCGTTCGGGGATGCATGGTCATCAAACCATATGGCTTTGCTTTATGGGAAAACATGCGTGATCAGTTAGACAAAATGTTCAAAGAAACCGGGCATGTAAATGCTTATTTCCCGCTTTTCATCCCTAAAAGTTTTTTAAGCAAAGAAGCTGCACACGTTGAAGGCTTTGCAAAGGAGTGTGCGGTGGTAACACATTACCGTTTAAAGAACGATCCGAATGGCGGTGGCATCATCGTTGATCCCGATGCAAAACTGGAAGAAGAGTTGATCGTTCGTCCAACTTCTGAAACCATTATCTGGAATACATACAAAGACTGGATCCAATCGTACCGTGATCTTCCGTTGCTGATCAACCAATGGGCCAACGTGGTGCGTTGGGAAATGCGAACACGTTTGTTTTTACGTACGGCCGAATTTTTATGGCAGGAAGGACATACAGCCCATGCCACAGCGCAGGAAGCAGTTGAAGAAACAAGAAAGATGTTGGATGTGTATGCACAATTTGCCGAAGAATGGATGGCAGTTCCCGTGATCAAAGGTGTAAAAACGGTCAATGAGCGTTTTGCAGGTGCAGAAGATACGTATTGCATTGAAGCATTGATGCAGGATGGCAAGGCATTGCAGGCAGGCACTTCCCATTTCCTCGGACAAAATTTTGCCAAAGCGTTTGACGTAAAGTTCAGCGATAAAGAAAACAAACTGGAATATGTATGGGCTACCAGTTGGGGTGTAAGTACACGCCTCATCGGTGGATTGGTGATGGCGCATAGTGATGATCAGGGATTGATCCTGCCTCCGAAAATTGCACCATTACAAATTGTGATTGTTCCCATCTATAAAGGCGAAGAACAGTTAAAAGCTATTTCTGACAAAGTACAAATATTGATAGCCGAACTCAAAGCATTGGGTGTGCGTGTGAAATATGACGATACCGATAATGCAAGACCGGGATGGAAATTTGCTGAACATGAGTTGAAAGGTGTACCTGTGCGGATCGCTATTGGTGGTCGTGACCTTGAAAATAATACAGCCGAAGTTGCACGGAGAGATGAAAAAACAAAAGCAACGGTGAGTATGGATGGACTGGCGCAGCATCTTCATCAACTGCTGGATGAAATTCAGCAGAATATGTTTAATAAAGCAAAGGCGTATCGTGACAGTCATATCACCAAAGTGGAAACCTGGGATGCATTTGTTGAAACCTTGAATACCAAAGGCGGATTTGTGGCTGCGCATTGGGATGGTACTGCAGAAACAGAAGAAGAGATCAAAACAAAAACAAAAGCAACCATCCGTTGCATTCCATTGAATAATGAGCAGGAGGAAGGGGTTTGTATTCTTACAGGTAAACCATCGAAAGAGCGGGTGTTATTTGCATTAGCGTATTAA
- a CDS encoding OmpP1/FadL family transporter has product MKRIFITGISMCLLQATYAQDIFDALRYSYPSISGSARIQAIGGTNISLGGDISSTFINPAGLGQYKTNEIVFTPGFNFNTLKTDYNDITTKGTKGKLNGGTSGVIFSFGNRFRSSNIRNTTFSLAVNQSANFNSQFAYGGRNLNSSYTEKWLEEIVRSGYTDFDNIRSRFPLGASQAYESYLIDIDQNNNTIFTNADISKNLDQSFAYETKGGLTEAAAALAWNLNEKILYGITIGIPIVQFDRKTTISEKDGTGNTDNDFESFTFTENLSTRGGGFNAKLGVIFKPVEYFRIGLTFHSPSLMTLTDYTSASITSNIENYSRKVNNDPNRPTSYTYNTGDVNEVAGIDGDENRYSYRLTTPWRAGLGLSYVFREISDVTKQKAFISGDVELINYKGMKYATSAGGDDGTYFSSLNQSIDEVYKMAVNARVGGELKFETFMVRAGLNFMSSPYNKDYVTDEAGEVLKAWRLTPSLGIGYRDKGFFADLSYLHGISNGFHIPYTLENPNIPTPYAKNKITNGQVIATVGFKF; this is encoded by the coding sequence ATGAAACGTATTTTCATAACTGGAATTAGTATGTGCCTCCTGCAAGCAACTTATGCGCAGGATATATTTGATGCCTTACGCTATTCCTACCCCTCTATTTCAGGTTCGGCCCGTATTCAGGCAATCGGAGGAACCAATATTTCGCTTGGAGGCGATATCAGTTCAACCTTTATCAATCCGGCAGGTTTGGGACAATACAAAACGAATGAAATAGTTTTTACACCCGGCTTCAATTTTAATACGCTCAAAACAGATTATAATGATATCACTACAAAAGGAACCAAGGGCAAATTGAATGGCGGTACAAGTGGTGTGATCTTCAGTTTTGGAAACCGTTTCAGAAGCAGCAATATCCGCAATACAACATTTTCACTGGCTGTAAATCAATCAGCAAACTTCAATTCTCAATTTGCATATGGCGGCCGAAATTTGAATAGTTCTTATACCGAAAAATGGTTGGAAGAAATTGTTCGGAGCGGCTATACCGATTTTGATAATATCCGCAGCAGATTTCCATTGGGTGCAAGTCAGGCATATGAATCGTACCTGATCGATATCGATCAAAACAACAATACCATTTTTACCAATGCAGACATCAGCAAAAATCTGGATCAGTCATTTGCTTATGAAACAAAAGGCGGGTTGACTGAAGCCGCTGCTGCCCTTGCGTGGAATTTGAATGAAAAAATATTGTATGGAATTACCATTGGTATTCCTATTGTGCAGTTTGATCGTAAGACAACGATCTCAGAAAAAGACGGCACCGGCAATACAGATAACGATTTTGAAAGTTTCACCTTTACCGAAAATCTTTCAACAAGAGGTGGCGGTTTCAACGCAAAGTTGGGCGTGATCTTTAAGCCGGTGGAATATTTCCGTATTGGCTTAACGTTTCACTCGCCTTCGCTTATGACACTTACTGATTATACAAGTGCATCCATCACCAGCAATATCGAAAACTATTCACGGAAAGTGAATAATGATCCTAACAGACCAACATCATACACTTACAATACAGGTGATGTAAACGAAGTAGCGGGAATTGATGGTGATGAAAACAGGTACAGCTACCGGCTAACAACGCCATGGCGTGCTGGACTTGGTCTTTCGTACGTATTTCGTGAAATAAGTGATGTTACCAAACAAAAAGCGTTTATTTCAGGAGATGTTGAATTGATCAACTACAAAGGAATGAAATATGCTACCAGTGCCGGCGGTGATGATGGAACTTATTTCAGTTCACTGAATCAATCCATAGATGAAGTTTATAAAATGGCGGTGAATGCAAGAGTTGGCGGCGAATTGAAATTCGAAACATTTATGGTGCGTGCTGGTTTGAATTTTATGAGCAGCCCTTACAATAAAGATTATGTTACCGATGAAGCAGGTGAAGTATTGAAAGCATGGAGATTGACTCCAAGTCTTGGTATCGGCTATCGTGATAAAGGATTTTTTGCTGACCTGTCTTATCTGCATGGTATTAGCAACGGTTTTCATATCCCATACACGTTGGAAAATCCGAACATACCTACTCCGTACGCAAAAAACAAGATCACGAACGGACAGGTTATTGCAACTGTTGGATTTAAATTCTAA
- a CDS encoding DUF2752 domain-containing protein — MQTILLNSFYSNAIRWLESNLLTCPSKQLFHLECPGCGLQRSYIALMKGDLLNSFQLYPAAIPILFLFCYLLLHLYFRFSNGAKVLSGLYIFCAIIILVHYIYKIVTHQNLT, encoded by the coding sequence ATGCAAACAATCCTGCTGAATAGTTTTTATTCGAATGCTATTCGCTGGCTGGAAAGCAATTTGCTTACCTGCCCCAGTAAACAACTTTTCCATCTTGAATGTCCGGGCTGTGGATTGCAGCGGAGCTATATTGCGTTGATGAAAGGAGATTTGCTCAACAGTTTTCAGTTATACCCTGCTGCCATTCCCATCTTATTCCTTTTCTGTTATCTTTTACTGCATTTATACTTTCGTTTTTCGAACGGAGCGAAGGTACTTTCGGGCCTTTATATTTTTTGTGCAATAATTATTCTCGTACATTATATTTACAAAATTGTAACTCACCAAAACTTAACTTAA
- a CDS encoding CCC motif membrane protein translates to MEQNQQDYLSNNPQQVQPPLPNATAVLVLGILSIVICFITGIIALVMAKKDMALYNANPGMYSPASLSNIKTGRICAIIGIVLQLVGILVYIIFIVFLVASVGAAASGGFE, encoded by the coding sequence ATGGAACAAAATCAGCAGGATTATTTATCAAACAACCCACAACAGGTACAACCACCATTACCTAACGCAACAGCTGTATTGGTATTAGGTATTTTGTCAATTGTTATTTGCTTTATTACAGGCATTATTGCACTGGTAATGGCAAAGAAGGACATGGCTTTGTATAATGCAAATCCGGGTATGTACAGCCCTGCATCATTGAGTAATATCAAAACCGGCCGCATTTGTGCCATCATTGGAATTGTATTGCAACTGGTCGGCATCCTCGTTTACATCATCTTTATTGTATTTCTTGTTGCATCAGTAGGTGCTGCTGCAAGTGGCGGTTTCGAATAA
- the miaA gene encoding tRNA (adenosine(37)-N6)-dimethylallyltransferase MiaA, with the protein MNKTVILIAGPTAVGKTAVAIQLAKHFNTEIISADSRQCFREITIGVAKPSTTELKEVKHHFINSHSILDTITAASYEKYALEVVAELFQKQDVVVMVGGTGLYIKAFCEGMDEIPAVDETLRQELQQNYQQHGIEWLQQQLQQYDPLFAEKGEMQNPQRMLRALEVVRSTSTSILSFRKGEKQQRDFNIIKIGLDLPREELYQRINHRVDVMMDEGLLQEAKDVYALRHLNALQTVGYRELFDFFDGNMSLEKAIDKIKQNSRHYAKRQLTWFKRDEAMRWFHPSILQEIIDYVETKIKKPASI; encoded by the coding sequence ATGAACAAAACAGTTATTCTTATCGCAGGGCCAACAGCTGTTGGTAAAACAGCCGTTGCCATCCAACTGGCTAAGCATTTCAACACAGAGATCATCTCAGCCGATTCAAGGCAATGTTTCAGAGAAATCACCATAGGTGTTGCCAAGCCTTCCACAACAGAATTAAAGGAGGTAAAACATCATTTCATCAACTCCCATTCCATTCTCGATACGATTACCGCAGCTTCTTATGAGAAATACGCCTTGGAAGTAGTTGCTGAACTATTCCAAAAGCAAGATGTGGTTGTAATGGTTGGCGGAACGGGTTTGTACATCAAAGCATTTTGCGAAGGCATGGATGAAATACCGGCTGTTGATGAAACGTTACGACAAGAGCTGCAACAAAACTATCAGCAGCACGGAATCGAATGGCTGCAACAACAACTGCAGCAATACGATCCGTTATTTGCAGAAAAAGGCGAGATGCAAAATCCGCAACGCATGCTCCGTGCATTGGAAGTGGTACGATCAACAAGTACTTCGATACTCAGCTTTCGGAAAGGAGAGAAGCAGCAAAGGGATTTCAATATCATAAAGATCGGTCTTGATCTTCCTAGAGAAGAATTGTATCAACGCATTAATCACCGTGTTGATGTGATGATGGATGAAGGCTTGTTACAGGAAGCGAAAGATGTTTATGCGCTTCGCCATCTCAACGCATTACAAACAGTAGGCTACCGTGAGTTGTTTGATTTTTTTGATGGCAATATGAGTCTTGAAAAAGCGATCGACAAGATTAAGCAAAATTCACGGCATTATGCCAAGCGCCAGCTCACCTGGTTCAAACGTGATGAAGCAATGCGATGGTTTCATCCATCAATACTGCAAGAGATCATTGACTATGTTGAAACGAAAATAAAAAAGCCGGCATCAATCTGA
- a CDS encoding CCC motif membrane protein — MDQLQAQRPLPNATAVLVLGILSIVTCFCYGILGLILGIIAIVLASKDKKLFAESPDLFTQASFKNMNAGRICAIIGIILSALYLLFIVIFIAMIGMDAIGNPDEMMRRMQEMQK; from the coding sequence ATGGATCAACTTCAAGCGCAACGTCCCTTACCAAACGCAACTGCCGTATTGGTACTTGGCATTTTATCAATCGTTACCTGTTTTTGTTACGGTATCCTTGGATTAATTCTCGGAATTATTGCCATTGTACTGGCTTCAAAAGACAAGAAACTCTTTGCCGAATCGCCTGACTTGTTTACACAGGCCAGTTTTAAGAATATGAATGCAGGCCGAATTTGTGCTATCATCGGAATTATTCTATCAGCCTTGTATCTTTTGTTTATTGTGATCTTTATTGCAATGATCGGAATGGATGCAATTGGCAATCCGGATGAAATGATGCGCAGAATGCAGGAAATGCAAAAATAA